One Erpetoichthys calabaricus chromosome 8, fErpCal1.3, whole genome shotgun sequence DNA segment encodes these proteins:
- the tbccd1 gene encoding TBCC domain-containing protein 1 → MEQKTVSVWVRLEPFLLGALPTPPPAKFSMHYLRKMSTYVRTRAKDGCFPRIYWPMWKHIACGKLQLPAELAWVYFEAFDMLTEKSVEDRLEWAEAASQCTSQEELDQLRHTLSVDTLQFLLFLYIQQLNRVSLRTSLIGEEWPSPRTRSPSPEIESKSSLQNKNWDDQAHLTFVQTHLFDLLELVLDPDQLSSSGHHVQDSLLSTEALCGLSFLLEGSVSRGRSVHLLHELLLWAPLQSQAGFSKLSQAFSVRKLQGWLHDTLTSNPFGTTACFKTGKKLAWVQQIEGKMKRAKIVRNTHNAPAGSRVVIISQVYKQTLAKDSEKLIGASVKLHRCNESFIYLLSPMRSVIIEKCWNSTIVLGPVQTTVHVQNCQDVKVVCVTGKISVCASSFCTLHVLTPTRPLLLAGNEALTLAPYHTHYPALEDHMAIIGLAVVPNVWDQPLCLGADGIENPSTPVYSLLSPSDFYEFVVPFEMEGDTSEIPGGLPPLYQKALIDRKQKVHTWQKMVKEAQLSKEQRKQFKAVVEQKFHEWLCETGQKQQLDSLIPPSTISKQAAG, encoded by the exons ATGGAACAGAAGACGGTGAGTGTATGGGTACGACTGGAGCCATTTTTACTGGGGGCTCtaccaactcctcctccagccaaATTCAGCATGCACTATCTCCGTAAGATGTCTACATATGTAAGGACACGTGCTAAGGATGGCTGTTTCCCACGGATCTACTGGCCTATGTGGAAACATATTGCATGTGGCAAGCTGCAGCTGCCTGCTGAGCTGGCATGGGTCTATTTTGAAGCATTTGATATGTTGACAGAAAAGAGCGTAGAAGACCGATTAGAGTGGGCAGAAGCAGCATCACAGTGTACCTCTCAAGAAGAACTTGATCAACTAAGGCATACG CTCTCTGTGGACACTCTGCAGTTCCTGTTATTTCTCTATATTCAACAGTTAAATCGGGTTTCACTTCGCACATCACTTATTGGTGAAGAGTGGCCCAGTCCCCGGACACGATCGCCTTCTCCTGAAATTGAGAGTAAATCCAGTCTGCAGAATAAG AACTGGGATGATCAAGCACATCTAACATTTGTTCAGACGCACCTTTTTGACTTACTGGAGTTGGTTTTGGATCCAGATCAGCTAAGTTCTTCAGGACATCATGTACAAGACAGCTTATTGTCCACAGAAGCACTTTGTGGACTCAGTTTTTTGCTGGAAGGGTCAGTTAGTAGAGGACGATCTGTGCACCTACTCCATGAGCTATTATTATGGGCACCTTTACAGTCACAGGCTGGTTTTTCTAAACTATCTCAGGCCTTCTCAGTCCGGAAATTGCAAGGCTGGTTGCACGATACTCTCACCAGTAATCCATTTGGTACTACTGCCTGCTTCAAAACTGGCAAGAAACTTGCTTGGGTACAACAAA tagaaggaaaaatgaagaGGGCAAAGATTGTTAGGAACACCCACAATGCTCCTGCAGGTAGCAGGGTTGTGATCATTTCTCAGGTTTATAAGCAGACACTGGCCAAAGATTCTGAAAAACTTATTGGAGCAAGTGTGAAACTGCATCGATGTAATGAATCCTTTATCTACCTCCTCTCACCAATGAG ATCTGTTATTATTGAAAAATGCTGGAATAGCACCATAGTCCTGGGACCGGTGCAAACTACTGTCCATGTACAGAACTGTCAGGATGTGAAGGTAGTTTGTGTGACAGGCAAGATTTCAGTTTGTGCCTCCTCTTTCTGTACCCTTCACGTGTTGACGCCAACACGACCTTTACTGCTGGCTGGAAATGAAGCTCTGACACTAGCACCGTACCATACTCACTATCCAGCTCTTGAGGACCACATGGCAATCATTGGACTGGCTGTTGTGCCAAATGTCTGGGACCAGCCATTGTGCCTTGGTGCAGATGGCATTGAGAACCCCTCTACTCCTGTTTATAGCCTTCTATCCCCAAGTGACTTCTATGAGTTTGTGGTGCCCTTTGAGATGGAAGGAGATACCAGTGAGATTCCTGGAGGATTACCCCCACTGTACCAGAAAGCTCTTATAGACAGAAAGCAGAAGGTGCACACCTGGCAAAAGATGGTGAAGGAGGCGCAGCTTAGCAA